Proteins encoded together in one Cryptococcus deuterogattii R265 chromosome 13, complete sequence window:
- a CDS encoding autophagy protein 5, translating into MASPNPILSTTTLFRRLTWQSAVTISIRLADGEPGAGNTCDRYYIKAPRYSYLPFFIPEIRENLVELALDDAQLEQIDEKNWWFEEEVPEDKQGFVPQGACRWHWPIDLVDIHSFISRPQPLPSSTELSPTPRVISLLLHLSNPPQERLLMPNSIEVCKSQWLNQVKEADFVRWRNTNRVTNLRRVDLEAGWDGILNNDFDLYTQMANKILPLPLTSNSTQPSRPPSTDPSGPARALDSSYAIRAIPFKIYLPDNAPVIQEIVPPISESGKPTTLLAVLQTHLPLLFPTSSKDPYGRAFPIAQGILVPQEAEVAWIASCLCGADGWVRVGVCLSVA; encoded by the exons ATGGCTTCTCCAAACCCCATCCTGTCGACAACCACCCTCTTTCGTCGGCTTACTTGGCAGTCCGCTGTTACTATATCTATACGGCTCGCAGACGGTGAGCCAGGCGCAGGCAATACATGTGACAGGTATTAT ATCAAAGCACCGAGATACTCTTACCTACCATTTTTCATCCCCGAAATACGAGAAAACTTAGTCGAACTCGCCCTGGATGACGCACAACTAGAGCAAATAGACGAAAAGAACTGGTggtttgaggaggaagtaCCAGAAGACAAGCAAGGCTTTGTGCCGCAGGGTGCTTGTAGGTG GCATTGGCCTATAGATCTCGTTGATATCCACTCATTCATCTCGCGAccccaacctcttccttcatcaaccGAATTGTCACCGACTCCCCGTGTGATtagcctccttctccacctctcaaATCCTCCGCAAGAGCGTCTGTTGATGCCCAACTCAATAGAAGTGTGCAAATCGCAATGGCTGAATCAAGTGAAAGAGGCAGATTTTGTGAGGTGGCGGAATACCAATCGAGTGACAAATTTGAGGAGGGTTGATCTGGAAGcaggatgggatggaatCCTCAATA ACGATTTTGACTTGTACACCCAAATGGCGAATAAAATCCTGCCCCTTCCCCTGACTTCTAACTCGACGCAACCATCGCGACCACCATCCACCGATCCTTCGGGTCCTGCGCGAGCTCTCGATTCATCCTACGCCATAAGAGCAATCCCGTTCAAGATCTATCTTCCTGATAATGCTCCTGTTATACAAGAGATCGTTCCGCCAATTTCTGAATCTG GTAAACCCACAACCCTCCTTGCAGTTCTGCAGACTCATCTCccacttcttttccctaCGTCATCCAAAGACCCTTACGGACGTGCATTTCCCATTGCACAGGGGATATTAGTACCACAAGAGGCAGAGGTGGCTTGGATTGCGAGCTGTTTGTGTGGAGCTGATGGTTGGGTCAGAGTCGGGGTGTGTCTAAGTGTTGCTTAA